In Rhodamnia argentea isolate NSW1041297 chromosome 4, ASM2092103v1, whole genome shotgun sequence, the following proteins share a genomic window:
- the LOC115740539 gene encoding putative ABC transporter B family member 8, with protein MGSPQEGEMEKGDRMRSRNKGAKKSVAIIFRYADWVDVVLMVLGTFGAVGDGMSTNCLLVFASRLMNSLGFGQTQQNNGHFMYEVAQCSLSFVYLGLAVMLVAFLEGYCWSKTSERQVLKIRYKYLEAILRQEVGFFDSQEATTSEIINSISKDTCLIGEVLSEKVPIFLMHASVFISGLAFSTYFSWRLSLVAFPLLLLLIIPGMIYGKYLLFLSKKCRKEYGKANTIVEQTLSSIRTVYSFTAEGRILERYSSILERTTKLGIKQGIAKGLAVGSTGLAFAIWAFLAWYGSRLVMYKGESGGRIYAAGLSFVLSGLSLGMALPDVKYFTEASVAAARIFERIDRVPEIDSESPKGCVLDNISGEIVFDHVKFTYPSRPDSVVLRDFNLKVEAGKTVALVGASGSGKSTAVALLQRFYDPDGGVVRIDGVDIKTLQLKWIRQKMGLVSQEHALFGASIKENIMFGKLDATMQEVTTAAIAANAHDFIRQLPDGYETKVGERGAFLSGGQKQRIAIARAVIKNPVILLLDEATSALDLESEGLVQNALDQASLGRTTLVVAHKLSTVKNADLIAVVNGGLIVEIGSHNDLMKRKDGHYVKLAELQSQFNCDEQEQGSDIRVSSVARSSAGRLSTKSSPGMFASPLAVLDSPQPVSHPPPSFSRLLSYSGPEWKQSLVGSLSAMAFGAVQPVYALTIGGMISAFFVQDHSEMRERIRTYALIFSSLSLVSVSVNLLQHYNFAYMGEHLTRRIRLRMLEKILTFEPAWFDEEENSSGALCSRLSNEASMVKSLVADKVSLLVQTTSAVTIAMIMGLVVAWKLAIVMIAVQPLTILCFYTRKVLLSSFSAKFIKAQNQSTQIAVEAVYNHKIVTSFGSIQKVLELFDKAQDEPRKEARKKSWLAGIGMGSAQCLTFMSWALDFWYGGTLVEKGQISAGDVFKTFFVLVSTGKVIAEAGSMTSDLAKGSAAVASVFQILDRQSLIPWSCQAEDRGNGTILQKITGKIDLRNVDFAYPSRPKSLILRQFSLEVKPGTSVGLVGKSGCGKSTVIGLIQRFYDVQRGSVRVDGVDIREVDVHWYRKYTALVSQEPVIYSGSIRDNIVFGKIDATENEVVEAARAANAHGFISSLKDGYETECGERGVQLSGGQKQRIAIARAIIRNPTVLLLDEATSALDVQSEQLVQEALDRIMVGRTTIVVAHRINTIKDLDSIALVADGKVVERGTYTQLVSKRGAFFDLANRQI; from the exons ATGGGTTCTCCACAGGAGGGCGAGATGGAGAAAGGAGATCGAATGAGAAGCAGAAACAAGGGCGCAAAGAAGTCGGTGGCGATAATCTTCAGATATGCCGATTGGGTTGATGTTGTGCTCATGGTGTTGGGAACCTTCGGAGCTGTCGGAGATGGCATGTCCACCAACTGCTTGCTGGTCTTTGCTAGCCGTCTCATGAATAGCTTAGGGTTCGGTCAGACCCAACAGAACAATGGCCACTTCATGTATGAAGTAGCACAG TGCAGCTTAAGCTTTGTGTACTTGGGATTAGCAGTCATGCTCGTGgcttttttgg AAGGATATTGCTGGAGTAAGACGAGCGAGCGACAGGTACTGAAGATCCGGTACAAGTATTTGGAGGCCATTCTCAGACAAGAGGTTGGCTTCTTTGATTCACAAGAGGCGACTACATCGGAAATCATCAATAGCATTTCAAAGGATACTTGTCTCATTGGTGAAGTTCTTAGTGAAAAG GTGCCGATATTCCTGATGCATGCATCGGTTTTCATCTCGGGCCTCGCATTTTCCACTTACTTCTCTTGGAGGCTCTCCCTGGTGGCCTTCCCATTGTTGCTTCTCTTGATAATACCGGGAATGATATATGGCAAATACCTTCTCTTTCTGTCGAAGAAGTGTCGAAAAGAATATGGTAAAGCCAACACCATCGTAGAGCAGACCTTGAGCTCCATCAGAACAGTCTATTCCTTCACCGCTGAGGGACGAATTCTCGAGAGGTACTCTTCTATTTTGGAGAGGACAACGAAGCTGGGAATTAAACAAGGCATAGCCAAAGGTCTGGCTGTGGGAAGTACTGGCCTTGCTTTCGCCATTTGGGCTTTCTTGGCTTGGTACGGAAGCCGCCTGGTAATGTACAAAGGCGAGAGCGGCGGCAGGATTTACGCAGCGGGCCTTTCCTTCGTGCTCAGCGGATT ATCCCTCGGGATGGCGCTTCCTGATGTGAAGTACTTCACCGAAGCATCAGTTGCGGCAGCACGGATATTTGAAAGAATAGATCGAGTTCCAGAGATAGACAGTGAAAGTCCTAAAGGGTGTGTCTTGGACAATATATCAGGGGAAATAGTCTTTGACCATGTGAAGTTCACATATCCTTCTAGGCCGGACTCGGTCGTCCTTAGGGATTTCAACCTGAAAGTTGAAGCGGGAAAAACTGTCGCCCTCGTGGGTGCGAGCGGGAGTGGCAAGTCCACCGCGGTCGCGTTGCTGCAGCGATTCTACGATCCTGATGGAGGAGTCGTGCGTATAGATGGAGTCGATATAAAGACGCTGCAGCTAAAATGGATAAGACAGAAAATGGGATTGGTTAGCCAGGAACACGCGTTGTTCGGGGCATCGATAAAGGAGAATATAATGTTTGGGAAGCTGGATGCAACGATGCAAGAAGTCACTACCGCCGCGATCGCCGCAAATGCTCATGACTTCATAAGGCAGCTTCCGGATGGATATGAGACCAAG GTTGGTGAAAGAGGAGCATTCTTATCAGGTGGACAAAAGCAGAGAATCGCCATTGCGAGGGCCGTCATAAAGAACCCAGTGATTCTCCTACTAGACGAAGCGACTAGCGCGCTCGACTTGGAATCAGAAGGGCTTGttcaaaatgcccttgatcaagCCTCTTTGGGGAGAACCACACTG GTGGTTGCGCACAAGCTATCAACTGTGAAGAACGCGGACCTCATTGCCGTGGTCAATGGCGGTCTCATCGTCGAGATAGGCTCCCACAACGATCTGATGAAGAGAAAAGATGGACACTACGTAAAGCTGGCGGAACTACAGAGCCAGTTCAACTGTGATGAACAAGAGCAAGGATCCGACATTCGTGTATCGTCTGTCGCGAGAAGCAGTGCGGGCAGACTAAGCACTAAGTCGAGCCCGGGTATGTTCGCTTCACCTCTAGCAGTGTTGGATAGCCCGCAGCCAGTCTCTCATCCTCCACCGTCCTTTTCTCGGCTCTTATCGTATAGTGGTCCGGAATGGAAGCAAAGCCTTGTAGGAAGTCTTTCGGCCATGGCCTTCGGGGCGGTCCAACCTGTCTACGCCCTGACCATTGGCGGCATGATATCCGCTTTCTTCGTGCAAGATCACAGCGAAATGCGAGAGAGAATCCGAACCTATGCCTTGAtcttctcctctctttccttGGTTTCGGTCTCTGTCAATCTCTTGCAGCACTACAATTTCGCCTACATGGGAGAGCACCTCACAAGGAGAATTCGGTTGCGAATGCTAGAGAAGATCCTGACTTTCGAGCCTGCTTGGTTCGACGAGGAGGAGAACTCGAGCGGAGCGTTGTGTTCTAGGCTGAGCAATGAAGCTTCCATGGTCAAGTCTCTTGTGGCCGACAAAGTCTCTCTCCTGGTCCAAACCACTTCCGCCGTCACGATCGCAATGATCATGGGTCTCGTGGTGGCTTGGAAGCTCGCGATAGTCATGATTGCAGTGCAGCCCCTCACGATCCTATGCTTCTACACCCGGAAAGTCCTGTTATCAAGCTTCTCAGCTAAGTTCATCAAGGCTCAAAACCAAAGTACTCAAATAGCCGTGGAGGCAGTTTACAATCACAAGATAGTGACTTCCTTTGGGAGCATCCAGAAAGTTCTCGAACTGTTCGATAAAGCTCAAGACGAGCCCCGGAAAGAAGCCAGGAAGAAGTCATGGCTCGCAGGGATAGGCATGGGATCGGCGCAGTGCCTAACATTCATGTCGTGGGCTTTAGATTTTTGGTACGGCGGCACATTGGTAGAGAAAGGGCAGATATCGGCAGGGGATGTATTCAAGACATTCTTCGTGTTGGTCAGCACCGGCAAAGTCATAGCCGAAGCCGGAAGCATGACATCCGATTTGGCCAAAGGGTCTGCTGCAGTCGCATCGGTGTTCCAAATTCTCGATCGCCAATCGCTTATCCCGTGGTCCTGCCAA GCAGAGGACAGGGGTAACGGAACCATACTGCAGAAAATAACAGGAAAGATAGACCTGAGGAATGTTGATTTTGCATATCCTAGCAGGCCCAAGAGTCTGATACTGAGGCAATTCTCGCTGGAAGTGAAACCGGGAACAAGTGTCGGGCTTGTGGGGAAAAGCGGTTGTGGGAAATCAACCGTGATCGGCTTGATCCAGAGGTTCTACGACGTCCAGCGGGGGTCGGTGAGAGTCGATGGCGTGGACATAAGAGAGGTCGATGTCCACTGGTACAGGAAGTACACCGCACTCGTCAGCCAAGAACCGGTCATTTACTCGGGCAGCATACGCGACAACATTGTCTTTGGCAAGATCGACGCCACCGAAAACGAAGTGGTGGAGGCTGCAAGGGCGGCCAACGCCCACGGATTCATCTC GTCTTTGAAGGATGGGTATGAGACAGAatgtggagagagaggggtgcaACTATCAGGAGGCCAAAAGCAGAGAATAGCAATCGCAAGGGCCATCATCCGGAACCCAACCGTGCTGTTGCTCGATGAGGCGACCAGCGCGCTCGACGTGCAGTCGGAGCAACTGGTGCAAGAGGCACTGGACCGGATCATGGTCGGGCGGACCACGATCGTGGTGGCTCACAGGATCAACACGATCAAGGATCTTGACTCAATCGCGCTCGTTGCCGACGGCAAGGTGGTCGAGCGGGGGACATACACGCAACTCGTGAGCAAGCGAGGTGCCTTCTTTGATCTCGCCAACCGTCAAATTTAG
- the LOC115740579 gene encoding probable E3 ubiquitin-protein ligase RHC1A — MAAISSEAASMSKYPPLPIDLGFDLDEVLIDLESCSVLQRKMDESESSLSAMPTVASVTGACPICMEAFRGDNRRASCGHVYHEPCIATWLSLGGSCPLCRCDIISASQP, encoded by the coding sequence atggCCGCGATCTCATCGGAAGCCGCCTCCATGTCGAAGTACCCACCGCTACCGATCGACCTCGGGTTCGACCTCGATGAGGTCTTGATCGACCTAGAGTCCTGTTCTGTCCTCCAACGCAAGATGGACGAGTCTGAGTCGTCGCTCTCGGCCATGCCAACAGTGGCCTCCGTGACCGGAGCTTGCCCGATTTGCATGGAGGCCTTCCGCGGCGACAACAGGCGAGCCTCCTGCGGCCACGTCTACCACGAGCCCTGCATCGCCACGTGGCTCTCGCTCGGTGGCTCCTGCCCCTTGTGCCGCTGCGACATCATCTCCGCCTCCCAACCCTAA
- the LOC115740738 gene encoding 2-oxoglutarate-Fe(II) type oxidoreductase hxnY-like isoform X2 translates to MGKQSGNGAFEVTKVSSLNCIDLSCSDVHQSVALLKQACLDCGFFYVINHGISSEFMEEVFEQSKRFFNLPVGEKMKVLRNEKHRGYTPLLDELLDTGNQLHGDYKEGYYIGVEVPEDDPEAQKPFYGPNVWPASEILPGWRETMEKYHQKALEVAKSVARIIALALDLEIDFFDKPEMLGKPIATLRLLHYGGEVSDPSRGMYGAGAHSDYGLITLLATDDVLGLQICKDKDASPRVWEYVAPVKGAFIVNLGDMLERWSNCIFKSTLHRVLGNGQQRYSIAYFVEPSHDCLVECLPSCKSDENPPKFPPIKCGTYLSQRYSDTHTDLSTYRAEQT, encoded by the exons ATGGGGAAGCAGAGCGGCAATGGCGCCTTCGAGGTCACCAAGGTCTCCAGCCTCAACTGCATCGACCTCTCCTGCTCCGACGTCCACCAATCCGTCGCTCTACTCAAGCAG GCGTGCTTGGATTGTGGATTCTTCTACGTGATAAACCATGGGATAAGCAGCGAGTTCATGGAGGAGGTTTTCGAGCAGAGCAAGCGGTTTTTCAATCTGCCGGTGGGCGAGAAGATGAAGGTCCTGAGGAACGAGAAGCATCGAGGCTACACTCCCCTGCTTGACGAGCTCCTCGATACTGGAAACCAGCTCCACG GAGATTACAAAGAGGGGTATTATATTGGTGTGGAAGTTCCTGAGGATGATCCTGAAGCGCAAAAACCCTTTTACGGGCCAAATGTTTGGCCTGCTTCTG AAATATTGCCTGGATGGAGAGAAACTATGGAGAAGTATCACCAGAAGGCATT GGAGGTAGCAAAGTCAGTGGCAAGGATCATAGCACTTGCCCTTGATCtggaaattgatttctttgatAAACCAGAAATGCTTGGCAAGCCTATTGCCACATTGCGCTTGCTACACTATGGAG GAGAAGTTTCTGATCCCTCACGAGGAATGTATGGAGCAGGAGCTCATTCAGACTATGGTTTAATTACCCTGTTGGCAACAGATGATGTGTTAGGCCTACAA ATATGCAAGGATAAGGATGCAAGTCCTCGTGTTTGGGAATATGTAGCACCAGTTAAAGG AGCTTTCATTGTGAATCTTGGTGATATGCTGGAGAGGTGGAGCAACTGTATCTTCAA GTCTACATTGCACAGAGTACTAGGAAATGGCCAGCAGAGATATTCC ATCGCTTATTTTGTAGAACCTAGTCATGATTGTCTTGTGGAGTGCCTGCCATCCTGCAAGTCAGACGAGAATCCTCCAAA GTTTCCTCCTATCAAATGCGGGACTTACCTGAGCCAGCGCTACAGCGATACTCATACCGACTTGAGTACATACAGAGCAGAACAGACTTGA
- the LOC115740738 gene encoding 2-oxoglutarate-Fe(II) type oxidoreductase hxnY-like isoform X1, whose protein sequence is MGKQSGNGAFEVTKVSSLNCIDLSCSDVHQSVALLKQACLDCGFFYVINHGISSEFMEEVFEQSKRFFNLPVGEKMKVLRNEKHRGYTPLLDELLDTGNQLHVGDYKEGYYIGVEVPEDDPEAQKPFYGPNVWPASEILPGWRETMEKYHQKALEVAKSVARIIALALDLEIDFFDKPEMLGKPIATLRLLHYGGEVSDPSRGMYGAGAHSDYGLITLLATDDVLGLQICKDKDASPRVWEYVAPVKGAFIVNLGDMLERWSNCIFKSTLHRVLGNGQQRYSIAYFVEPSHDCLVECLPSCKSDENPPKFPPIKCGTYLSQRYSDTHTDLSTYRAEQT, encoded by the exons ATGGGGAAGCAGAGCGGCAATGGCGCCTTCGAGGTCACCAAGGTCTCCAGCCTCAACTGCATCGACCTCTCCTGCTCCGACGTCCACCAATCCGTCGCTCTACTCAAGCAG GCGTGCTTGGATTGTGGATTCTTCTACGTGATAAACCATGGGATAAGCAGCGAGTTCATGGAGGAGGTTTTCGAGCAGAGCAAGCGGTTTTTCAATCTGCCGGTGGGCGAGAAGATGAAGGTCCTGAGGAACGAGAAGCATCGAGGCTACACTCCCCTGCTTGACGAGCTCCTCGATACTGGAAACCAGCTCCACG TAGGAGATTACAAAGAGGGGTATTATATTGGTGTGGAAGTTCCTGAGGATGATCCTGAAGCGCAAAAACCCTTTTACGGGCCAAATGTTTGGCCTGCTTCTG AAATATTGCCTGGATGGAGAGAAACTATGGAGAAGTATCACCAGAAGGCATT GGAGGTAGCAAAGTCAGTGGCAAGGATCATAGCACTTGCCCTTGATCtggaaattgatttctttgatAAACCAGAAATGCTTGGCAAGCCTATTGCCACATTGCGCTTGCTACACTATGGAG GAGAAGTTTCTGATCCCTCACGAGGAATGTATGGAGCAGGAGCTCATTCAGACTATGGTTTAATTACCCTGTTGGCAACAGATGATGTGTTAGGCCTACAA ATATGCAAGGATAAGGATGCAAGTCCTCGTGTTTGGGAATATGTAGCACCAGTTAAAGG AGCTTTCATTGTGAATCTTGGTGATATGCTGGAGAGGTGGAGCAACTGTATCTTCAA GTCTACATTGCACAGAGTACTAGGAAATGGCCAGCAGAGATATTCC ATCGCTTATTTTGTAGAACCTAGTCATGATTGTCTTGTGGAGTGCCTGCCATCCTGCAAGTCAGACGAGAATCCTCCAAA GTTTCCTCCTATCAAATGCGGGACTTACCTGAGCCAGCGCTACAGCGATACTCATACCGACTTGAGTACATACAGAGCAGAACAGACTTGA
- the LOC115740607 gene encoding NADP-dependent malic enzyme, whose product MESTMKDLRHGATVLDPKGTVGGGVEDAYGEDRATEDQLVTPWTFSVASGYSLLRDPRHNKGLAFTEKERDAHYLCGLLPPTVAPQQLQEKKLMKNLREYQVPLQKYMALMDLEERNERLFYKLLIDNVEELLPIVYTPTVGEACQKYGSIFRRPQGLYISLKEKGKILEVLKNWPERSIQVIVVTDGERILGLGDLGCQGMGIPVGKLALYTALGGVRPSACLPITIDVGTNNEELLQDEFYIGLRQKRATGQEYADFLNEFMTAVKKNYGEKVLVQFEDFANHNAFDLLAKYGTTHLVFNDDIQGTAAVVLAGVVAALKLLGGTLGDHTFLFLGAGEAGTGIAELIALEMSKQVKAPVEETRKKIWLVDSKGLIVGSRKESLQHFKKPWAHEHEPVKDLLGAVKAIKPTILIGSSGVGKTFTKEVIEALCFFNEKPLIMALSNPTSQSECTAEEAYTWSKGRAIFASGSPFDPVEFEGKVFVPGQSNNAYIFPGFGLGVVISGAIRVHDEMLLVASEALARQVTQENFEKGLIYPPFSNIRKISAHIAAKVAAKAYDLGLASHLPRPENLVEYAENCMYSPVYRNYR is encoded by the exons atggagagcacgaTGAAGGATCTGAGACATGGAGCGACCGTGTTGGACCCCAAGGGCACCGTCGGAGGCGGCGTCGAGGACGCGTACGGCGAGGATCGCGCCACCGAGGACCAGCTCGTCACTCCCTGGACCTTCTCCGTCGCCAG TGGGTACTCTTTGTTGAGAGATCCTCGCCATAACAAGGGGCTCGCTTTCactgagaaagagagagatgccCACTACTTGTGTGGCCTGTTGCCTCCTACTGTTGCGCCTCAGCAACTTCAG GAGAAGAAACTGATGAAAAATCTTCGAGAATATCAAGTACCACTGCAGAAGTATATGGCCCTGATGGACCTGGAG gagaggaatgaacggcttTTCTACAAGCTTCTTATTGATAATGTCGAGGAGTTACTTCCAATTGTCTATACTCCGACCGTGGGCGAGGCATGCCAAAAATATGGAAGTATCTTCCGGCGACCTCAGGGTTTATATATAAGCTTAAAAGAGAA GGGTAAAATTTTGGAAGTGTTGAAGAACTGGCCGGAGAGGAGTATCCAAGTTATAGTCGTGACTGATGGAGAGAGGATCTTAGGACTAGGCGATCTCGGGTGCCAG GGTATGGGCATCCCTGTTGGGAAATTAGCGCTGTACACAGCTCTTGGAGGAGTTCGTCCTTCAGCA TGCTTGCCGATAACAATAGATGTGGGAACAAACAATGAGGAGTTGTTACAAGATGAGTTTTACATTGGTCTCAGACAGAAAAGAGCAACTGGACAG GAATATGCTGATTTTCTTAATGAGTTTATGACTGCTGTCAAGAAGAACTATGGAGAAAAAGTCCTTGTGCAG TTTGAGGATTTTGCGAACCACAACGCCTTTGATCTGCTTGCGAAATATGGCACAACTCATCTCGTCTTCAATGACGATATACAG GGAACAGCAGCTGTTGTGCTCGCAGGAGTTGTTGCTGCACTAAAATTACTAGGTGGCACCTTGGGAGATCACACTTTCTTGTTCCTTGGTGCTGGGGAG GCTGGGACGGGCATAGCTGAGCTTATAGCTCTTGAGATGTCAAAGCAG GTAAAAGCTCCTGTGGAGGAGACTCGTAAGAAGATCTGGCTGGTCGACTCTAAG GGATTGATTGTCGGTTCTAGGAAAGAATCGCTTCAACACTTTAAGAAGCCGTGGGCTCATGAACACGAACCTGTCAAGGATCTCTTAGGTGCTGTCAAG GCAATCAAGCCGACAATTCTGATTGGATCCTCTGGAGTAGGAAAGACATTTACAAAGGAGGTCATTGAGGCACTGTGCTTCTTTAACGAG AAACCTCTCATCATGGCTCTATCCAACCCAACATCTCAATCTGAGTGTACTGCTGAAGAAGCCTATACCTGGAGTAAG GGTCGAGCAATATTTGCGAGCGGAAGTCCTTTCGATCCGGTGGAGTTCGAGGGCAAAGTCTTTGTCCCTGGCCAG TCCAACAATGCTTACATATTCCCTGGATTTGGTCTCGGCGTGGTCATAAGTGGAGCGATCCGAGTCCATGACGAGATGCTTCTGGTTGCCT CGGAAGCATTGGCCAGGCAAGTGACGCAGGAGAACTTCGAGAAGGGACTGATTTACCCGCCGTTCTCCAATATTAGGAAAATCTCTGCTCACATAGCTGCGAAAGTCGCTGCCAAGGCATATGACCTAG GCTTGGCGTCACACCTTCCTCGGCCCGAGAATCTTGTCGAGTATGCCGAGAACTGCATGTACAGCCCAGTGTACCGAAACTATCGCTAG